GAATGAGGAGAAGTGCTGGAGTCTAGACATTAGTGAGCTACAGCGCTCTCTACAGGCAGCCAGGGAGCATTGCAACCCCCGTGTACTGTGCATCATCAACCCCGGCAACCCCACTGGTGAGACATTAAGTTCTTTTCCTTGAAAAAAGGATTCAAATCGATTAcctttaatgtagtttttttaattagttattatgTATACAGTAATAATAACTACCTatcaaaaactgatttttattaggtataataataatataatagtaataattaaataattataatataatcagtttatacacttttatagaatattaaaggggtcatgaaatgagaaaccaaatttgccttgatcttttgtaatataagaggtctttgtatcattaaaacgtcctgcaagtttcatagcttaagacgtcctccccattataaacgagccatttatttaatcaagtcTAAATACATGGATCcaggtaagaagtgacgtcataAGTGACGTTCCAACAATTTGCATATGGACGCCTCCAGCACACGGAAACTACGCTCATTAACAGTAGTTGTCGCGCGAGCCGCATGCCTCAgaaagtgttcagtcgacggacagtaGTGATGGGCATAGTGACTCGGCTCTTTTCAGAGAGGCGGCTTTATGATGGATTTCTTTTAGGCTTATTTTGCTCCCAAAGCTGGCTGGTTCGACTCCTGAACGGCTCTTAATTTAGGATTAGTACCGGCTTTTAGCGTAGGCAATACGCCATAGACTTTGCaaaaattaatggtttgtgtgtgAGTCTTTAACGTCATTTTTTGTGAGATCATCCTTACAATTGCCTAAATGTTGTGCATTAATTTGGTTACAAAACCCAttcttttgtttgtattgtttaatattttaattcagaacattttttatttacaaattaacaaaacaagcaaatataaTGACAACGATTACACATGCAGTCACTTATACAGAACTAGAACCAAACTCAAGCAAAACATTCGTAttaattgtttctattttatattcaaaaaaaacagATGCCTCAGCTTGAGAACTGAACCTATCTCTGCTGTCGATTATCTGGCCCTATTTAACCCCCTCCTCTGTTATACATAAGGTATTGATCCCATGCTATTACGACATAATCTGATATCCAATCTGCCCCGATGCGATTGCTGAGTATCAAAACAAAGCTCTGCCTTGTGGTAAGCggcgaaaggaaaaaaaactgggaGGCGGCTCTCACTCGACTCGATGCGAGCCGGCTCTTCTGATTCACTACAAAGCATCGGCTCTCGGAGCATCTTTTGCGCATGACACATCACtaacggacagcgagtgggtctgtgtacaggaaaattacaatgccacgcagtatggcgttatttccctgtcaaatgtcgatgagcgcattattgtagcgcgggaaagtacatttaatataatgtgcggagcgcgaatctctctgctcgtgCGCGGGAAAATCAATACACGTTgatcttgtaagaattttctctgggctcgcttcagagagtatgcctgcacttaaaccgtgttcagtgcaatcgcgaatatCTCCTCTTCgccttaaagtaagcgtgtatgtgcttagactgtgtcccgtgcgttcgcgcatggccaagtactcttctcttcgaattctttCTTTTTGcgcttggcataaacgctgtcaaaacggcaacaaccaatcagaaataggcttcaacgactgaccaatgaaaacgcgacatcgtacatggaatcacccgctactaaacagttacgctcaatcaatccacaaatgttctggctgggggtgttaataattgatccataggcactgtcgttagccaatcataacagtgggcgttaacaatgaactcttaaaggggaaacaacccaaaatcagactgtttgaatcaaaggatgagaaacagggtgggaaaatgtcataattcactacattttaaaagtaaaaaaaaaaaactatagtaatactataattgcacctaggggaccataataataaaataaagaaacccatgtcatgacccctttaatattaaatcaaatattatattataaatataaatctatttttgttttggtaGGTTTAAGTCATAGTTTGAATGGCTTATACTGGgtttaaagtatacatttatacacTACAGAtaaaaactttggggtcagtcagattgagattattattattattgttgttgttgttgttgttgttgttgttgttgttattaatattattattatttatttatttttaaataattttctgttctttcaaactttctatttattaaagaatcctggataaagtatcatggtttccacaaaaatattaagcagcacaaccattttcagctgtgatgataacaataataataatatttatgatgtttatgatgttagttgttataataataataataataataataataataaatcagcatattagaatgatttctgaaggatcacgttaCCCTGAATCCGGAGTAATGACATTAtgatatgaataaattacataaaaaatatattaaaatagaaaacaggtgttttaaattgcagtaatatttcactgttttcactATAAttttgcagctttggtgagcaaaacTTTTTGCATGGTATAATAATCCAAACCATTGTTTAATAACTGCAAGATTAATTAAATCTGCCAGTTTTTCTTCTTatcttttataaatgatttatttcttttctttccattatatatatatatatatatatatatgtttatatttcttatatatatatatatatatatatatatatatatatatttacattcttTCTTTCAATAGGTCAGGTACAAAGCAGACAATGTATTGAAGATGTAATCCAATTTGCAGCCAAAGAAAACCTCTTCCTAATGGCTGATGAAGTAAGTTGATACTGGGGGTCATAAGGTGTTTACACCATATTATATCAttctataaattttttatttacatcacgTGCACCCCTAGCATCAGCATCTACAGGCAGAGAAGTGCACACTTCCTTAAATATTCATACAATGTTTCCTTTACAAGCACTAAACATTTCTCTTACTACTTGTCTCTTTTTTATAGGTGTATCAGGATAATGTGTATGCAGAGGGCTGTGAGTTTCACTCCTTCAAGAAAGTGCTGTTTGAGATGGGTCCAGAGTATTCAAGCAAAGTAGAACTGGTATCATTCCACTCCACCTCGAAGTGCTACATGGGAGAGTGAGTACACATTTATCACACTTATCATTTCAGATGAAAATACTTAAGTTCATCCAATCCATACAATGTACTTTCTTATTTAACatccataaataaacacacactttcaGATGTGGTTTTCGAGGAGGATACATGGAGGTCATCAACATGGACCCAGAGGTGAAGGCTCAGCTCACCAAGCTGGTATCAGTGCGTTTGTGCCCGCCTGCACCTGGACAAGCCCTCATGGATCTGGTTGTCAACTCCCCTAAGCCTGGAGAACCCTCCTACCAAACCTTCATGATGGTGCCTGTCTTTCCATATTGTAGATTTTTTACCACAGCAAGTAGACAAACTAACATGGTGGTGTACGACTCTGGTTATAGGAAAAGTTATTTTCAAGACATTGGGTCTTATTCATTAGTAATTGCATgcattaaagtgttagttcacccaaaaatgaaaattaggccataattTTCTCactctcaagtcatcctaggtgtgtatcttctttcagacgaatccagctggagttatattaataattgtctttaaactttcaagctgtttcatggcactcagcaggtgttacagtgcttcagtccaaaagaagttaaataaaaatttctcatccataataaaaaaaagtctcacaCTGCTCCTgtgggtgaacaaaggcctcctgtagcgaatcgatgcgtttttgtaagaaaaatatccatattcagaacgcaataatcactttaatgtagcttgcgccaacagttgtacacagaagcagttccatTGATGACTTATGAGGTCAGCGTTGTGCATGCGCCAGTGAGTCTCGGGAAAACCAACTTTTGTTTATAGGATCGAAGGAAGCAAAGATTcgttactttagcaaaggaaaaccagtctcctcttggcttatatcgaaatcctccgacattcttctttacaaatccttgttttgtacttctaattagtgaccgttgttttgttttgatctctccgctgcacttccgcgttcgtcacttctgagcggcgcgtGCGCAAAGCTGACTTCATATGTCAtctgcccggaactgcttccgtgtacaacagtgagcgcgagctagattaaattaattattacattttaaatatggttatttttcttacaaaaacgcattgattcactacaggaggtctttgttcagcccccccaccccccgaagctgtgtgaaacactttttttatggatgggcgctttttatttcacttcttttggccTGAAGCACTGtaacacccactgagtgccataaaacagcttgaaagataaaaagacaatttttaatataaccacGACtgaattcgtctgaaagaaaaaagtcatatacacctaggatgacatgtgggtgagtaatttattgagataattaaaaaaaaaaaatttttccacaTGTGAATGTATTCTTAACGTCTTATGTTTTGAAATTTGGAGTATTAAGCGACCACTTGCTTgaggtttttcattttcataaaacatgCCAAAATCACAGGAATTGttcaaacttctgaatggtagtgtatcacagtttccacaaaaaatttaaGCAGATTTCAAAATTTATACTCCTAAGAAATGATTCCTAAGCATATTTCTGCATATTCCCATGtattgccattacaggaatacattacattttaaagtgcatttattttaacagttattttaaattataataatatctcCCATCATTAccgaatttttgatcaaataaattttgctttgttgtacatgtatattgaaatatctatgtataaaatttaattttaacacatttgtaAGGACCCTCAGAGTATGTGATTTTTATGGTTACAGTGATCCtatattttttcctgtaatttagaatacattttagtATGAATGTTGTTGTTGAATCAGGATTTGTTCATGAAAATGTTCATATGCAGATTTCAAGGACAACTTTGTGCATACACATGATTGGTGAATGAGACCCATTGTCTTTCTGTCTTCTGGGAcaacaaaataagacattttaaagaatgcttcCACTGTTTTCGTGATAATCATAACAGTCATTTGGGGCCAAAATCTCACTGATTGTATTATATGGGCAAAGCAGAGACATTTTTCTGAATATCTTGATTTCGTGTTCTgcatggaatgacatgaggatgagtagatgatgacataattagcatttttagtgatttaaatatgaaagaaaagatgGTCAGTGGCTCAGTTCCTTTGTCTGTATTCAGTTAAGGACAGACATACTGTAGATATAGTTTTCAACTGCTGTACACTGTTTCTCCTGCTTCTGCAAGAAAGCCTAGGTTTCGCTCCCAGTTAGCTGTATGTATAATCCAGTTAACCGCATTGGCTAGTATCCCAGTCTTCTTCCTTTTGTTAGTCTTCTTCCTCTGTCTCGTGTAGGAACGAACAGCCATTCTGAGTGCCTTGGCTGAAAAAGCCAAACTGACGGAGGAGATTCTGAATACAGTGCCAGGCATCAGATGTAACCCTGTGCAGGGAGCCATGTACTCTTTCCCCTGCATCACTCTACCCGAACGCGCCATCAACGAAGCCAAGGTCGGTTTGTGTCACATGTTCTTTGTCTTCTGCTTGGTCTAGTTCACTTGGTTCATGgcttgctgtgtgtgtgaatacagGCGAAGGGTCAGGCTCCAGACATGTTCTACTGCATGAAACTTCTGGAGGAGACTGGGATCTGTCTCGTTCCTGGCAGTGGTTTTGGTCAACGAGAAGGCACTTATCACTTCAGGTTTGTGTGTCCTCAAGAGTTTTGATGAGAACAtggtttttaaaagcatttgttttttgggtgaaatggattaagaaaaagaaaaaaaaaatagggaggGAATTTGGTTTTATCCTTTGGTAAATGGTTGGATGGAGGCTGAGAGGTTGAGTTTTTCAATGGAAGATTGagttatgtcaaaaaaaaaaagaaagtgaaacatGCACATTGAATTGGTCACAATAATACCCATAACATGCATCTAGAAAATACATATGTTGTATTTTCTTTTCCTGCTGACTTTATTAGTACATGCTGTTAAGTACATAGAATATttggttaagaaaaaaaaaaaaaaaaaaaacacaccacacaatgTTTTTTCCTATTTATAAAATAGATTAATAAGTTGAAAAATaagtgaaatgtatttatttatgcatacatgctgtttttaaaagcaaataattaTTTAGCAAATTGCCCAAGCTTCTCAACATATAGGAAATTATTAGAATTTAGAGGCTATATggaatatttgttaaaaatgtagcCTCTCAAAATGAGGTGAGGATAAATAATATTTGAGTGCTTTTGTTTTCGCTTGCAAAATATTTGTGTTCTCTTGTAAATTTTCtcctttatatatgtatatactgcatttttaaatgcagcctttgtgagcagaagaaacatttaaaaatcataatgtttccaaatttttgacAGGTACTATATATATTCTAACATTAAATAGAACTTTCATTTTCCCTCCTCTCCATTCctcttctttgtttttgtctcaCCAGGATGACCATCCTTCCTCCAACAGACAAGCTCAAGATTTTGCTCAACAAACTGAAGGAATTCCATCAGAAATTCACCCAGCAGTACTCTTGACCCTGTTCAGCTTGACCACTTACAGCCTTCTACTACAACTTACTGACTAAAAGTGCTGAAATGCATTTTTCACATCTTAATGTTTGGTCAGAATGTGGCCAAATAATCACTTGAGCCTTGATGGACACTAATCTGCACATTTACCACTGGATAATTTTATGCCTTGTAGTTAAAGAtgaattaatatactttaaaactatCATTATGGACTTGACAGTACTATTTTTACATCCAACGGGTAGACAAAGCGAGACTTGATTACTCATTTCACAAGATTTTAacaaaatgatgacattttttgaAAACAGTCCTGAACAATTCCTGAACGTCCAGATCTTCATGATGTGTGTATGATGTCTAATGTATGTTAGTGTGGTGCATGaatagtaaaatgaaaataatgggcATTGACCTGATTTTGAACTTTTCCCTTCAGTGCTTTGTGGTTGTTGTAATTCTAAATGCATTCATGAATCAATGCATGCTACAACATTGCTGTATATGTAAATAACAGATTGATTATATAGCAGATATAATACAatatagattaatattttttgtgccCTGTGCTGTTTTATAGGGtagacacatttttttctcatgcaaACTCCTCACCACTAGAGGACATGCCACCACAGAAATCACACTTGATCATGTTTTTGAACTGAAGCCTTGTTTTGTAACACCTCTGTCACTCTcccacacacaaagacacactacTGAGAGGCCCAACTGCTTCATTCTTTGATGGTGTCATTTTGTTAATGAGCTAAGAGACATAATGGGATGAGATGAACTTTGAGAAATTCACATATCAGAACTTTTAAAAGCTAATTGT
Above is a genomic segment from Cyprinus carpio isolate SPL01 chromosome A2, ASM1834038v1, whole genome shotgun sequence containing:
- the LOC109071345 gene encoding alanine aminotransferase 2-like isoform X3, coding for MGQRPITFFRQVMALCTYPQLLDDNKFPEDAKNRARRILQSCGGNSIGAYTTSQGIECVRHDVANYIQRRDGGIPSDPDNIYLTTGASDGIVTILKLLTAGEGRTRTGVMISIPQYPLYSASIAELGAVQVNYYLNEEKCWSLDISELQRSLQAAREHCNPRVLCIINPGNPTGQVQSRQCIEDVIQFAAKENLFLMADEVYQDNVYAEGCEFHSFKKVLFEMGPEYSSKVELVSFHSTSKCYMGECGFRGGYMEVINMDPEVKAQLTKLVSVRLCPPAPGQALMDLVVNSPKPGEPSYQTFMMERTAILSALAEKAKLTEEILNTVPGIRCNPVQGAMYSFPCITLPERAINEAKAKGQAPDMFYCMKLLEETGICLVPGSGFGQREGTYHFRMTILPPTDKLKILLNKLKEFHQKFTQQYS
- the LOC109071345 gene encoding alanine aminotransferase 2-like isoform X1, translated to MLSNRTVSVLKWGRCEAYTAVYPKVPDRVLNFYPLPSLSSPHRNLSLFPAAQREHLHQKMSENGALPRGGKVLTVDTMNANVKKVDYAVRGPIVQRAVQIEKELKEGVKKPFEEVIKANIGDAHAMGQRPITFFRQVMALCTYPQLLDDNKFPEDAKNRARRILQSCGGNSIGAYTTSQGIECVRHDVANYIQRRDGGIPSDPDNIYLTTGASDGIVTILKLLTAGEGRTRTGVMISIPQYPLYSASIAELGAVQVNYYLNEEKCWSLDISELQRSLQAAREHCNPRVLCIINPGNPTGQVQSRQCIEDVIQFAAKENLFLMADEVYQDNVYAEGCEFHSFKKVLFEMGPEYSSKVELVSFHSTSKCYMGECGFRGGYMEVINMDPEVKAQLTKLVSVRLCPPAPGQALMDLVVNSPKPGEPSYQTFMMERTAILSALAEKAKLTEEILNTVPGIRCNPVQGAMYSFPCITLPERAINEAKAKGQAPDMFYCMKLLEETGICLVPGSGFGQREGTYHFRMTILPPTDKLKILLNKLKEFHQKFTQQYS
- the LOC109071345 gene encoding alanine aminotransferase 2-like isoform X2, which produces MSENGALPRGGKVLTVDTMNANVKKVDYAVRGPIVQRAVQIEKELKEGVKKPFEEVIKANIGDAHAMGQRPITFFRQVMALCTYPQLLDDNKFPEDAKNRARRILQSCGGNSIGAYTTSQGIECVRHDVANYIQRRDGGIPSDPDNIYLTTGASDGIVTILKLLTAGEGRTRTGVMISIPQYPLYSASIAELGAVQVNYYLNEEKCWSLDISELQRSLQAAREHCNPRVLCIINPGNPTGQVQSRQCIEDVIQFAAKENLFLMADEVYQDNVYAEGCEFHSFKKVLFEMGPEYSSKVELVSFHSTSKCYMGECGFRGGYMEVINMDPEVKAQLTKLVSVRLCPPAPGQALMDLVVNSPKPGEPSYQTFMMERTAILSALAEKAKLTEEILNTVPGIRCNPVQGAMYSFPCITLPERAINEAKAKGQAPDMFYCMKLLEETGICLVPGSGFGQREGTYHFRMTILPPTDKLKILLNKLKEFHQKFTQQYS